A portion of the Malania oleifera isolate guangnan ecotype guangnan chromosome 3, ASM2987363v1, whole genome shotgun sequence genome contains these proteins:
- the LOC131151440 gene encoding uncharacterized protein LOC131151440, whose product MEDKQNDHNIVGYCDSDYVGDLDKRRSTTGYVFTLAKAPVNWRSILQSTVALSIIEAEYMAVIEAVKEAIWLQGLMKDLGIEQKHIKNINKPMILTVNMVPCRSGLCTTPLQVTSSQLIASEIFPVAVVKALLYPGAVANGLVKNLTVPGWDHLLNIYNLTDVKEAPAIADLQRLEVLAGSYFAVAGALVGMIKPGRMSMFGTLLIIWGLVKEGILGKPANTDPTTAVYVYPTMLIALICALSSIKYDVKKAVRSAPARPIAKPLQSSSKSKLK is encoded by the exons ATGGAG GATAAGCAAAATGATCATAATATTGTTGGATATTGTGATTCCGACTACGTtggtgatttggataagcgtcGGTCAACTACTGGCTATGTTTTTACTCTTGCAAAAGCACCAGTTAATTGGAGGTCTATCTTACAGTCAACAGTTGCTTTGTCCATTATAgaggcagagtatatggcagtcaTAGAGGCTGTAAAGGAGGCAATTTGGcttcaaggattgatgaaagatttgggaattgAACAAAAGCACATTAag AATATAAATAAGCCTATGATTCTCACTGTGAACAT GGTACCATGTAGATCTGGTTTGTGTACAACGCCATTGCAGGTCACTTCTTCCCAGTTGATTGCAAGTGAGATCTTTCCTGTAGCTGTAGTGAAGGCCCTTCTCTACCCTGGAGCCGTAGCAAATGGCCTTGTCAAGAACTTAACTGTTCCAGGATGGGATCACCTACTAAACATATATAACTTGACCGATGTGAAGGAAGCCCCGGCAATAGCTGATCTCCAACGCCTGGAG GTTCTTGCAGGAAGCTACTTCGCTGTGGCAGGAGCACTTGTGGGTATGATAAAACCAGGGAGGATGAGCATGTTTGGGACGCTTTTGATAATCTGGGGCCTAGTCAAGGAAGGGATACTCGGAAAGCCTGCGAACACCGATCCCACAACAGCTGTTTATGTCTACCCAACAATGTTGATTGCATTGATATGTGCCCTCTCATCCATTAAGTATGATGTAAAGAAGGCTGTAAGAAGTGCCCCAGCCAGGCCCATCGCTAAACCTCTGCAGAGCTCATCAAAATCAAAGCTGAAATGA